From the genome of Methanorbis furvi, one region includes:
- a CDS encoding tetratricopeptide repeat protein, which produces MTADEFFRNGMKEYLNRNFAESVVWFSQAIQKNPENVNYYYYRGTAYQEMDEFAKAVADYSEALNRFSGCVPIRYNRAEICRKMGHADRAAEDLTYIIVHADRAKGEGHWLALAYLERGLARIDCGDLTKGLADFGKAEGLAKELDDKILLAQIANELEKSGL; this is translated from the coding sequence TTGACCGCTGATGAATTTTTCCGGAACGGTATGAAGGAGTACCTGAACCGCAACTTTGCAGAGAGTGTTGTCTGGTTTTCTCAGGCGATCCAAAAAAATCCTGAGAATGTAAACTATTACTACTACCGGGGAACCGCGTATCAGGAGATGGATGAGTTTGCCAAAGCGGTTGCTGATTATTCCGAGGCGCTAAACCGATTCTCAGGATGTGTGCCGATCCGCTACAACCGTGCAGAGATATGCAGAAAAATGGGACATGCCGACCGGGCCGCAGAGGATCTGACCTACATTATTGTGCATGCCGACAGAGCAAAAGGCGAGGGGCACTGGCTGGCGCTTGCGTATCTGGAGCGCGGGCTTGCGCGTATCGACTGCGGCGATCTGACAAAAGGCCTGGCGGATTTTGGGAAGGCGGAAGGGCTTGCAAAGGAGCTTGATGATAAAATTTTACTCGCACAAATCGCAAACGAGCTGGAAAAAAGCGGGCTGTGA
- a CDS encoding transglutaminase-like domain-containing protein, protein MRPAKNVIYPSITPAVTSGDTSVRITFPFRHLNHSFTISVPASLYEGAKSSGKSARVPAGIGDAWLAGYYAAFVEDPSLTSFYRTLLSGMRKIRSAQNYDDDDYLEMLAAFVQSIPYDTEKVASIDRAPRFPVETVVDGRGICSDKSLLLAGLLSHEGYAVAILQFTAENHVAVGIPVQDGYDFRGCGCAVIESTAISYVGDAEGEFPAGDGSMRVLASRPKVFFVGHGSKRYGSITEISRILVVRSTLKEKLSETGDLVTMIKTQEEKITRDKEALTVSRESLSCLEAETAKLSDDAELFAAKYASYKKSVASHNARVTGLAKQIERYNAAVDEYNRLAAVAGFIQHNRLDRRSVSAKIQNMQL, encoded by the coding sequence ATGCGGCCTGCAAAAAACGTGATCTACCCATCCATAACTCCGGCAGTTACTTCTGGAGACACATCGGTCAGAATCACCTTTCCGTTCCGCCACTTAAACCACAGCTTTACGATCTCAGTCCCTGCCTCGCTCTATGAAGGAGCAAAATCATCAGGAAAATCCGCCCGCGTCCCCGCAGGCATCGGGGACGCCTGGCTTGCCGGCTACTATGCAGCGTTTGTCGAAGACCCCTCCCTTACCTCCTTTTATCGGACACTGTTGTCCGGCATGCGAAAAATCCGGTCAGCCCAGAACTATGACGACGACGACTATCTTGAAATGCTCGCAGCATTTGTGCAGTCAATCCCCTATGACACCGAAAAAGTTGCCTCCATCGACCGGGCGCCAAGATTTCCCGTCGAGACCGTTGTTGACGGCCGCGGCATATGCAGCGACAAATCCCTGCTTCTTGCAGGCCTTCTCTCACACGAAGGATATGCAGTCGCCATTCTACAGTTCACCGCAGAAAATCACGTTGCCGTCGGCATTCCGGTCCAAGACGGCTACGACTTTCGAGGATGCGGCTGCGCAGTGATCGAATCAACTGCGATCAGCTATGTGGGTGATGCCGAAGGAGAATTCCCCGCAGGAGATGGCAGCATGCGAGTACTTGCCTCACGCCCAAAAGTGTTCTTTGTCGGCCACGGCTCAAAACGGTACGGCAGCATCACTGAAATTTCCCGCATTCTCGTCGTCAGATCCACCCTCAAAGAAAAACTATCCGAGACCGGCGATCTTGTGACGATGATCAAAACCCAGGAAGAAAAAATCACCCGCGACAAAGAAGCGCTCACCGTCTCGCGGGAATCACTCAGCTGCCTTGAAGCAGAAACCGCAAAACTATCCGATGACGCTGAGCTGTTTGCCGCAAAGTATGCCTCATACAAAAAATCCGTAGCCTCGCACAACGCGAGGGTCACAGGCCTTGCAAAACAGATTGAGCGGTATAACGCGGCTGTTGACGAGTATAACCGTCTCGCCGCAGTCGCCGGATTTATTCAGCACAACCGCCTCGACCGAAGATCGGTCTCGGCAAAAATACAAAATATGCAGCTTTGA
- the pheT gene encoding phenylalanine--tRNA ligase subunit beta, with the protein MPVVKLNNTYLERLTKTDIKTIRDNLPMMGSEVEREEADQTDVQFFPNRPDLYSAEGTARAMRGYLGIETGLPTYSVKPSGMKFSVDPKLKNIRPYLGSAVIRNVRMDNAMIESLMGLQESLHWAVGRGRKKVAIGVHDLDTITGPFSYVAAERSTSFVPLDYDTPMTMDTILAEHPKGKAYAKIVEDLPLFPLILDAKGNVCSFPPIINGELTRVTEATRNILLDVTGTEPRAVMVAVNIICAAMVEMGATVESVDVEGTAVPTLAPAERTVSVSECNALVGISIDASEMKGLLERMRFGAEVADADHVRVTIPCYRADIMHDHDIYEDAAIAYGYDKIPASLPPTFTVGKPHPVQEIYSLVRNVMIGMSYTENTPFTLTSGKVSYEMMNRPENPAALHVLHPISEDQTIIRTDILPMLMDSLSLNRSRELPQKIFACGDVVENLVTYPKMAAASIHNAADFSEIYAVVDSFCRMMSLAYVVRESSDPAFLDGRRGDVYVDGKKIGMFGEISPDVLVAFGLEHPVAAFEMDLSGLL; encoded by the coding sequence ATGCCGGTCGTAAAACTCAATAATACCTATCTTGAACGGCTGACGAAGACCGATATCAAAACCATCCGCGACAATCTGCCGATGATGGGCTCTGAAGTGGAACGCGAAGAGGCGGACCAGACTGATGTTCAGTTTTTCCCAAACCGCCCTGATCTTTACAGCGCGGAAGGAACCGCGCGAGCAATGCGGGGATACCTTGGTATCGAAACCGGCCTTCCGACCTACTCGGTGAAACCGTCAGGAATGAAGTTCTCGGTCGATCCAAAACTGAAGAACATCCGTCCCTATCTCGGCTCAGCGGTTATCAGAAATGTCAGAATGGACAATGCGATGATTGAGTCGCTGATGGGCCTGCAGGAGTCCCTGCACTGGGCGGTCGGCCGCGGCCGTAAAAAGGTCGCTATCGGTGTGCATGATCTTGACACCATCACCGGCCCGTTCTCCTATGTCGCGGCCGAGCGGTCGACGAGTTTCGTTCCGCTTGACTACGACACTCCTATGACGATGGACACAATTCTTGCCGAGCATCCGAAGGGAAAAGCCTACGCAAAGATTGTCGAGGACCTGCCGCTCTTTCCGCTGATTCTTGATGCGAAGGGCAATGTCTGTTCGTTCCCGCCAATCATCAACGGAGAACTGACCCGTGTTACTGAAGCGACCAGAAATATTCTGCTGGATGTAACCGGAACTGAGCCGCGTGCGGTGATGGTTGCGGTCAATATCATCTGTGCCGCAATGGTTGAGATGGGCGCAACTGTTGAGTCGGTGGATGTGGAAGGAACGGCTGTGCCGACTCTTGCTCCTGCGGAACGCACGGTTTCGGTTTCTGAGTGCAATGCTCTTGTCGGCATCAGTATTGATGCTTCAGAGATGAAGGGGCTTCTTGAGCGGATGCGGTTCGGCGCTGAGGTGGCGGACGCTGATCATGTCCGCGTTACGATTCCCTGTTACCGTGCAGATATCATGCATGATCATGATATCTATGAGGATGCGGCGATTGCGTACGGGTATGATAAGATTCCGGCAAGCCTGCCGCCGACGTTTACGGTCGGCAAGCCTCATCCGGTTCAGGAGATTTACAGCCTTGTAAGAAATGTCATGATCGGTATGTCCTACACGGAAAATACGCCGTTTACGCTGACGAGCGGAAAGGTATCGTATGAGATGATGAATCGGCCGGAAAATCCTGCGGCGCTTCATGTGCTGCATCCGATCAGTGAGGATCAGACGATCATCAGGACTGATATTCTGCCGATGCTGATGGATTCGCTTTCCCTGAACCGGTCACGCGAGCTGCCGCAGAAGATTTTCGCCTGCGGCGATGTGGTGGAAAATCTTGTGACGTATCCGAAGATGGCGGCAGCTTCGATTCATAATGCGGCGGATTTTTCGGAGATTTATGCGGTTGTTGATTCGTTCTGCCGGATGATGTCGCTTGCGTATGTGGTCCGCGAGTCAAGTGATCCGGCGTTTCTGGACGGCCGCCGCGGCGATGTGTATGTGGATGGAAAAAAGATCGGTATGTTTGGTGAGATCAGTCCAGATGTTTTGGTGGCGTTTGGTCTTGAGCATCCGGTGGCAGCGTTTGAGATGGACCTCTCCGGTCTGCTCTAA
- a CDS encoding phenylalanine--tRNA ligase subunit alpha, giving the protein MDLTINEKRVLAVLAELKSADAITLAEKLDAPEGAVVQWAHLCADRGLVTLDKTVVETAVLTEEGKKYATEGLPERQVLASIEGSIPMAELTRHPLSKIAVGWLRKKNWIVIDKGVVTKAADVSEGADEIALKNPVAGTEGCKELVKRGLAEVLESVSWKVSITPAGTAVVAAGLDLREEIGTLSSEQILSGEWKTLPLRRYSVDKLPKKIYGGRVHPNQQILDEIRTLLFEMGFTEFHGSIVQNAFWNFDSLYQPQDHPAREMQDTFHLAEEMDLPTDWEKIKNIHMTGGQTGSTGWGGDWSPDIARKCVLRTHSTSLSIQHLAKNPNPPVKAFSISRVYRRETIDPTHLPEFEQLEGIVMDKDLTFGHLLGFFKEFFGRMGFESVRFRPGYFPYTEPSVEPEVWVDGLGWVELGGAGIFRKEVTAPWGIDCPVLAWGLGVSRVSMLRMGLKDLRQLYRSDIDWIRASPVRRV; this is encoded by the coding sequence ATGGATCTCACAATCAATGAAAAACGCGTGCTTGCCGTGCTTGCAGAACTCAAATCTGCGGACGCGATCACGCTCGCAGAAAAACTTGATGCTCCTGAGGGAGCAGTCGTTCAGTGGGCGCATCTGTGTGCAGACCGCGGTCTGGTCACTCTTGACAAAACGGTCGTCGAGACCGCCGTCCTGACCGAGGAAGGAAAAAAGTATGCGACCGAAGGGCTGCCCGAGCGACAGGTACTTGCAAGCATCGAGGGTTCGATCCCGATGGCGGAACTCACCAGACACCCGCTGTCAAAGATTGCCGTCGGCTGGCTGCGCAAGAAAAACTGGATTGTCATTGACAAAGGAGTCGTCACCAAGGCAGCGGACGTATCCGAAGGAGCGGATGAAATCGCGCTGAAAAATCCGGTCGCAGGAACCGAAGGATGCAAAGAATTGGTCAAGCGCGGTCTTGCCGAAGTTCTCGAGAGCGTCTCGTGGAAAGTCTCCATCACGCCTGCGGGCACGGCAGTCGTCGCTGCGGGTCTTGATCTCCGTGAGGAGATTGGCACACTCTCCAGCGAACAGATTCTCTCAGGCGAGTGGAAAACGCTGCCGCTACGCCGCTACAGCGTGGACAAGCTGCCGAAAAAGATCTACGGCGGCCGCGTGCACCCGAACCAGCAGATTCTCGATGAGATTCGTACGCTTCTGTTTGAGATGGGATTCACCGAGTTCCATGGCTCGATCGTCCAGAACGCATTCTGGAACTTTGACTCGCTCTACCAGCCGCAGGACCATCCGGCCCGCGAAATGCAGGACACGTTCCACCTCGCTGAAGAAATGGACCTCCCAACCGACTGGGAAAAGATCAAAAACATCCACATGACCGGAGGCCAAACCGGTTCAACCGGATGGGGCGGCGACTGGAGTCCTGACATTGCCAGAAAATGTGTTCTTCGGACGCACAGCACCTCGCTCTCGATTCAGCATCTTGCCAAAAATCCGAACCCGCCGGTCAAGGCATTCTCCATCTCCCGCGTCTATCGCCGCGAGACGATCGACCCGACGCATTTACCGGAGTTCGAGCAGCTGGAAGGAATCGTCATGGACAAGGACCTGACGTTTGGTCACCTGCTTGGATTTTTCAAAGAATTTTTCGGCAGAATGGGTTTTGAGTCGGTCCGGTTCCGGCCCGGCTATTTCCCGTACACCGAGCCATCCGTTGAACCCGAGGTCTGGGTCGACGGTCTCGGCTGGGTCGAGCTTGGCGGTGCAGGTATCTTCAGAAAAGAGGTCACCGCTCCGTGGGGCATCGACTGTCCGGTCCTCGCATGGGGACTTGGCGTGTCGCGTGTCTCGATGCTGCGGATGGGTCTCAAAGATCTCCGCCAGCTTTACCGCAGTGACATTGACTGGATTCGTGCGAGTCCGGTTCGGAGGGTGTAA
- a CDS encoding tryptophan--tRNA ligase: MAEQINPWSSTPKMDINRLITDFGIEPFAPVKEKIENQPVFIRRDIVAGHRGYDAVADAMAEKKPFHVLTGFMPSGHPHFGHLMVMKEVVWHIQQGGRGFISMADREAHAVRGLSWDVCDKYAREYMECLYALGFEGEIYSQRRNNQLKDLAFEAATKINFSELSAIYGFGPETELAHAVSVSMQVADILYPQLVAGIAPTVVPVGIDQDPHIRLTRDVTNSLRMFLVEDRGTHISIRSKNAPEGAIDAVAKRFVGSKKYEAHVDLPAGHTLAETDAIVRGIEQEFGGFGFLLPSATYHSFLQGLQGGKMSSSVPDSLVWFDDPDKDVKKKIMGALTGGRQTLEEQKKLGGEPEKCSIYQMNRFHMQENDAELAEMCRACKAGELMCGTCKKETLERVRTFLAEFREKRDEVAHMVEW; this comes from the coding sequence ATGGCAGAACAGATTAACCCCTGGTCAAGTACACCCAAAATGGATATCAACCGGCTGATTACCGACTTCGGTATTGAACCGTTTGCACCGGTAAAAGAAAAAATCGAAAACCAGCCGGTCTTTATCCGCCGCGACATCGTTGCTGGCCACCGCGGCTACGACGCAGTTGCGGACGCAATGGCAGAGAAAAAACCGTTCCATGTGCTGACCGGTTTTATGCCGAGCGGTCATCCGCACTTCGGTCACCTGATGGTGATGAAGGAGGTCGTCTGGCACATTCAGCAGGGCGGCAGGGGATTTATCTCCATGGCAGACCGCGAAGCACATGCTGTCCGCGGTCTTTCATGGGATGTCTGCGACAAGTACGCCCGCGAGTACATGGAATGCCTGTATGCGCTCGGGTTTGAAGGCGAAATATACTCACAGCGCCGCAATAATCAGCTCAAGGATCTCGCATTTGAAGCAGCAACAAAGATCAACTTCTCAGAGCTGTCGGCGATCTACGGATTCGGGCCCGAGACGGAACTCGCCCACGCGGTCAGCGTTTCCATGCAGGTTGCAGACATTCTCTACCCGCAGCTGGTTGCAGGGATTGCACCGACCGTTGTTCCGGTCGGCATCGATCAGGACCCGCACATCCGGCTGACCCGCGATGTGACGAACTCTCTAAGAATGTTTCTCGTCGAAGACCGCGGAACCCATATCAGCATCAGATCAAAGAACGCTCCCGAAGGTGCGATTGATGCGGTGGCGAAGCGGTTTGTTGGTTCGAAAAAATACGAAGCCCATGTTGATCTCCCGGCAGGCCACACTCTTGCAGAGACCGACGCAATTGTTCGCGGAATTGAGCAGGAGTTCGGCGGGTTCGGATTTTTACTGCCGTCTGCAACCTACCACAGCTTTTTGCAGGGTTTGCAGGGCGGCAAAATGTCGTCCAGCGTCCCGGACAGTCTGGTCTGGTTTGACGATCCCGACAAGGATGTCAAGAAAAAGATCATGGGCGCACTCACCGGAGGACGCCAGACACTCGAAGAGCAGAAAAAACTCGGAGGCGAGCCGGAGAAGTGTTCGATTTATCAGATGAACAGATTCCATATGCAGGAAAACGACGCTGAACTTGCCGAGATGTGCCGCGCCTGCAAGGCCGGAGAACTCATGTGCGGAACCTGTAAGAAGGAGACGCTTGAACGTGTCCGCACGTTCCTTGCTGAGTTCAGGGAAAAACGCGACGAAGTGGCTCACATGGTGGAGTGGTAA
- the endA gene encoding tRNA-intron lyase, translated as MKAEFDGTRVEAPQEAAVFYEQSGYGRIEKTGKLRLAVEEALYLIARGKIEIDGWSFDHLLSANAANHGFLRSFIVYRDIRERGYVVTTGPQDYRIFPRGQRPGHGQSKYLLRVLSERDMVDLSVVLREAQAASNMRKQFLLAVVDDEHELTYYEIRISKPAAKEESSCRVDDLPPASAIFAGAPAYVVEDGSGITETLKKFWCGTMLDASRLFLAPAEVCWLLEIGKLSLSPEMTAAEYEKHASAYDPEFTDKMIVYRHLRSIGYSPRTGYKYGHHFRVYTEEGKHSEMLVHACPHDLTMPMSLISRSVRLAHSVKKKMLFAVIDDADMVFIEFARMKL; from the coding sequence GTGAAGGCAGAATTCGATGGCACCAGAGTTGAGGCACCTCAGGAGGCCGCAGTCTTTTATGAGCAGAGCGGCTATGGGCGCATAGAAAAGACCGGAAAACTCCGGCTTGCCGTAGAGGAGGCCCTCTACCTTATTGCGCGCGGAAAAATTGAGATCGACGGCTGGTCATTTGACCACCTCCTCTCGGCAAATGCCGCAAACCATGGATTTCTCCGCAGCTTCATCGTCTATCGCGACATTCGCGAGCGCGGCTATGTAGTCACAACAGGTCCGCAGGATTACCGCATTTTTCCCCGCGGTCAGCGCCCGGGACACGGTCAGTCAAAATATCTGCTGCGGGTACTTTCCGAACGCGACATGGTCGACCTCTCAGTTGTCCTGCGCGAAGCACAGGCCGCATCCAACATGCGAAAACAGTTCCTCCTCGCAGTCGTTGACGACGAACATGAACTGACCTACTATGAGATTCGGATCAGTAAACCAGCAGCAAAAGAGGAGTCATCCTGTCGCGTAGATGATCTTCCACCGGCCAGCGCGATCTTTGCAGGCGCGCCCGCCTATGTTGTCGAGGACGGCTCAGGAATTACCGAGACACTGAAAAAGTTCTGGTGCGGAACGATGCTTGACGCATCACGCCTGTTCCTCGCACCAGCCGAGGTCTGCTGGCTCCTTGAGATCGGAAAACTATCCCTATCGCCGGAGATGACAGCTGCTGAGTATGAAAAACATGCCTCGGCCTATGACCCTGAGTTCACCGACAAAATGATCGTCTACCGGCATCTGCGCAGCATCGGCTACTCGCCAAGGACCGGCTACAAGTACGGTCATCACTTCCGCGTCTACACCGAGGAGGGCAAACACTCCGAGATGCTGGTGCATGCATGCCCGCACGACCTTACCATGCCGATGAGTCTCATCTCCCGCTCGGTCCGTCTCGCCCACAGTGTGAAAAAGAAGATGCTTTTCGCAGTCATTGACGACGCTGACATGGTCTTCATCGAATTCGCCCGTATGAAATTATAA
- a CDS encoding PQQ-binding-like beta-propeller repeat protein produces the protein MIKYAKAFFVLMLMAVICCGGVSASIVEDLNVTYQLDGTYINADAVAPITGGGFFLGMTNSSSAVLLKTDNAGKEIWRTYLTGESVRSVVTLDDGGCVLTTITRVIEGTPEEGYTFSGETTLIRVDSKGTVLWESPLADTGAGGIAVSGGKIYFAGWFWETNTGFTQSFLLSNGAPGNDQIRLGNETSPMIPLAMLLEDDGTLVLTGGTTSYLTEGSAYAWIAKVKGGIVQNEAIVRTGSADPLYGEGACGYDLTRAHDGGYLVVGSNPPFGVTWESGLGWAAHVKEDLSLAWVNELPGCYIPYAVVQFGDGYLAAGMDGYDDPVWLTLSLGGAITDLQKISQNGKTSKFNDAASVSTGKAALVGWIMPESSSKGILITLVDTEVPAESDNTGLLVAGGVICVIIIAGLVYFLVIRKPAAKPEKKSAKKSGKKN, from the coding sequence ATGATCAAATACGCAAAGGCATTTTTCGTTCTGATGCTGATGGCGGTCATATGCTGCGGGGGAGTTTCCGCAAGCATCGTTGAGGATCTCAACGTGACCTATCAGCTGGACGGGACCTACATCAATGCGGATGCTGTTGCTCCGATAACCGGCGGAGGATTTTTCCTCGGGATGACCAACAGCTCAAGTGCAGTTCTGTTAAAGACCGACAATGCAGGAAAAGAGATCTGGCGAACCTATCTCACGGGGGAAAGTGTCAGATCAGTTGTTACTTTGGATGACGGAGGATGTGTTCTTACCACAATAACCAGAGTCATTGAAGGAACTCCTGAAGAGGGCTACACCTTCAGCGGGGAGACAACACTCATCAGAGTTGACAGCAAAGGAACTGTTCTCTGGGAGTCGCCTCTTGCAGATACCGGCGCAGGCGGCATTGCGGTATCAGGCGGAAAAATCTACTTCGCCGGATGGTTTTGGGAGACCAACACCGGATTTACTCAGAGTTTCCTGCTCTCAAACGGTGCTCCGGGAAATGATCAGATCCGGCTTGGCAACGAAACCTCACCCATGATTCCGCTTGCGATGCTTCTTGAGGATGACGGAACGCTGGTTCTCACCGGAGGAACGACGTCATATCTCACTGAGGGAAGTGCGTATGCATGGATTGCAAAGGTGAAGGGCGGCATCGTCCAAAATGAAGCGATCGTTCGGACCGGCAGTGCTGACCCCTTGTACGGCGAAGGCGCATGCGGGTATGATCTTACCAGAGCGCATGACGGCGGCTACCTTGTTGTCGGCTCCAATCCTCCGTTTGGTGTGACCTGGGAGTCAGGACTCGGCTGGGCAGCACACGTGAAAGAAGATCTCTCCCTTGCATGGGTCAATGAGCTCCCGGGATGCTACATTCCCTACGCGGTCGTGCAGTTCGGTGACGGATACCTTGCCGCGGGAATGGACGGGTATGATGATCCGGTATGGCTGACGCTGTCGCTGGGCGGCGCAATCACGGATCTGCAGAAAATATCCCAGAATGGAAAGACTTCCAAATTCAATGATGCAGCATCTGTTTCGACCGGAAAGGCAGCACTGGTCGGATGGATTATGCCTGAGAGCTCCTCCAAAGGCATTCTGATAACGCTTGTTGATACAGAGGTTCCGGCTGAGTCTGATAACACCGGACTTCTCGTTGCCGGAGGAGTGATCTGTGTTATCATCATCGCAGGGCTTGTCTACTTCCTTGTGATCAGAAAACCTGCGGCAAAACCTGAAAAGAAATCTGCGAAGAAAAGCGGAAAGAAAAATTAA
- a CDS encoding V4R domain-containing protein: MPEPDISQPLKLFSSDGTVTAIRSPVRNSILFLIRDEGEVSFSRIMEFTGLSKSTVSVHVNSLIDSGLIASHSVPGDARKKTYYLTASHLADIEPCRQTGNNEFRELIRQCYIKYDNVDYRQIIPHIIQVALIEAGIRIDPIMIRGGEMLGESVSMYLVANTLEKTLDNIVRFWTRYGLGEMRIRSMSPLRIEIYKCYECMVLPKVERGCCVISRGILTAVLSAYFGKKPVIVEEIECMAQGYPACCFEITLPDSAVIS; the protein is encoded by the coding sequence ATGCCTGAACCCGACATTTCCCAACCTCTCAAATTATTTTCCAGCGATGGGACAGTCACGGCAATCCGAAGTCCGGTGAGAAACAGCATTCTTTTTCTCATCAGGGATGAAGGCGAGGTGTCCTTTTCCCGCATCATGGAGTTTACCGGCCTTTCCAAATCCACGGTATCTGTTCACGTTAACTCTCTTATTGACTCAGGCCTCATTGCTTCCCACTCTGTTCCGGGCGATGCACGAAAAAAGACCTACTATCTTACAGCGTCGCATCTCGCTGATATTGAACCCTGCCGGCAGACCGGCAACAATGAGTTCCGGGAACTGATCCGCCAGTGTTACATCAAGTACGACAACGTGGACTACCGCCAGATCATTCCGCATATTATTCAGGTGGCTCTCATTGAAGCAGGCATCAGGATCGATCCGATCATGATCCGCGGCGGGGAAATGCTGGGCGAGTCGGTGTCGATGTATCTTGTTGCAAACACTCTCGAAAAAACCCTTGACAATATTGTCAGGTTTTGGACACGGTACGGACTTGGGGAAATGCGGATTCGTTCCATGTCCCCGCTGCGGATTGAGATCTACAAATGTTATGAGTGTATGGTCCTTCCAAAAGTTGAGCGCGGCTGCTGTGTTATTTCGCGCGGGATCCTCACCGCGGTGCTGTCAGCCTACTTCGGCAAAAAACCGGTGATTGTGGAAGAGATCGAGTGTATGGCGCAGGGATACCCTGCCTGCTGTTTTGAGATAACGCTGCCCGACTCTGCTGTGATTTCTTGA
- the fae gene encoding formaldehyde-activating enzyme, with translation MGFLQSVDNAVGGVISPFTRVMFGEALVGEGAEVAHIDLIIGPKGSSVEQAFVSALSSPQKGHTPLLAVVTPNLPPKPSTLMVNKVTIKNAGQAVMMFGPAQHAVAMAVMDSVEEGVIPKDKAEDLLIIVSVFIEWDAADKKKVHDWNYEATKLAIKRAITGEPKVDEILAKKNSAVHPFN, from the coding sequence ATGGGATTTTTACAAAGTGTCGATAATGCCGTAGGCGGAGTTATTTCTCCGTTTACCCGCGTAATGTTTGGCGAAGCACTGGTCGGTGAAGGTGCTGAGGTAGCGCACATTGATCTGATTATCGGGCCAAAAGGAAGTTCAGTTGAGCAGGCATTTGTCAGTGCCCTTTCCTCTCCGCAGAAAGGACACACACCCCTGCTTGCTGTCGTTACTCCCAACCTCCCGCCAAAGCCGTCAACTTTGATGGTGAACAAGGTCACCATCAAAAATGCCGGTCAGGCGGTCATGATGTTCGGGCCGGCCCAGCACGCGGTTGCGATGGCGGTCATGGATTCGGTTGAAGAAGGTGTGATTCCCAAAGACAAAGCAGAGGATCTGTTAATCATCGTCTCCGTTTTTATCGAGTGGGATGCAGCTGACAAAAAGAAGGTTCACGACTGGAACTATGAGGCAACCAAACTTGCGATCAAACGTGCGATTACCGGTGAGCCGAAAGTCGATGAAATTCTTGCCAAGAAAAACTCGGCAGTTCATCCATTTAACTAA